A genome region from Purpureocillium takamizusanense chromosome 8, complete sequence includes the following:
- a CDS encoding uncharacterized protein (COG:S~EggNog:ENOG503NWIB) has translation MKGLSMNKMLGSIRKKTGGGGSSEIPPASAATPAENPEVTAHNSVKAFCESGGNAQSDEVLFLPPIVDAAESSPAAAAECARIIRKYMGKEYSSRPSWQYNAIMLVRILTDNPGQTFTRNLDDKFVDTAKALLKNAKDRSVRQILMETLDDFEHTKMYDEGLGPLIQMWKKEKEKALKDHGGRVPPPGSRPHLMSPPPPMVNRHSQNYFAKAHANNRLPDPVELASRLEEARTSAKLLEQVVMNTPSTEMLQNELIREFANRCLSASRSIQGYMTSENPSPDNDTMESLIDTNEQLQTALNQHQRAVLNARKQLGLNTPHEGSPGPEATNGTQRQDSWQGTSTGAGIGIGAGLGAGAAIVSGGNGKGKEAEFYNAPDGPPPVGKASGSGYRRDNDNVSAEDPFADPHPGQSSSGAFADLRLAQEPFHPGFQAAGPNFADEKEALNGSGASSTTGLQPPPGQRKAPSNNDDDDSDIYEATPKSKEPIHRY, from the exons ATGAAAGGGCTCAGCATGAACAAGATGCTGGGGAGCATCAGAAAGAAgactggcggcggag GCAGCTCAGAGATTCccccggcctcggccgcgactCCCGCCGAGAACCCAGAAGTCACCGCTCATAACAGCGTG AAAGCGTTTTGCGAATCTGGCGGCAACGCGCAGAGCGACGAGGTGCTCTTTCTGCCGCCcatcgtcgatgccgccgagtcCTCCcccgcagctgccgccgagtGCGCTCGCATCATCCGCAAGTACATGGGCAAGGAAtactcgtcgcggccctcgtgGCAATATAACGCCATCATGCTCGTTCGCATCCTCACCGACAACCCCGGCCAGACCTTCACCAGgaacctcgacgacaagtTCGTCGACACGGCAAAAGCGCTGCTCAAAAACGCCAAGGACCGCAGCGTGCGCCAAATTCTCATGGAGACTCTCGATGACTTTGAGCACACCAAAATGTACGACGAGGGGTTGGGCCCCTTAATACAAATGtggaagaaggaaaaggaaaaggcgctcaaggaccACGGT GGCCGCGTTCCCCCGCCAGGGTCACGTCCGCACCTCATgagcccaccgccgcccatggtgaACCGGCACTCTCAGAACTACTTCGCCAAGGCACATGCCAACAACCGGCTACCGGAccccgtcgagctcgccagCCGGCTGGAAGAGGCACGGACGTcggccaagctgctcgagcaggtGGTCATGAACACTCCCTCGACGGAGATGCTGCAGAACGAGCTGATTCGCGAGTTCGCCAACCGCTGCCTCAGCGCTTCACGCAGCATTCAGGGATACATGACGTCGGAGAACCCGAGCCCCGACAACGACACTATGGAGAGTCTCATCGACACCAACGAGCAGCTCCAGACGGCGCTCAACCAGCATCAGCGCGCGGTCCTCAACGCAAGAAAACAGCTCGGCCTCAACACGCCGCACGAAGGGTCACCGGGGCCTGAAGCGACAAACGGCACGCAACGGCAGGATAGTTGGCAAGGCACGAGCACGGGTGCTGGCATTGGAATTGGCGCAGgcctgggcgccggcgcggccatcgtatcgggcggcaacggcaagggcaaggaggccGAGTTCTACAACGCGCCCGACGGGCCGCCCCCGGTTGGCAAGGCCTCCGGGTCCGGATACCGccgcgacaacgacaacgtATCCGCCGAGGACCCGTTCGCGGATCCCCACCCGGGCCAGAGCTCATCGGGCGCCTTTGCGGACCTAAGGCTGGCACAGGAGCCCTTTCACCCTGGCTTTCAGGCCGCCGGGCCCAActtcgccgacgagaaggaggcgTTGAACGGCTCAGGGGCGTCTAGCACGACAGGTCTGCAGCCGCCACCGGGCCAGCGCAAGGCACCcagcaacaacgacgacgatgacagcGACATTTACGAGGCGACGCCGAAAAGCAAGGAGCCCATCCACCGGTACTAG
- the ucp10 gene encoding UBX domain-containing protein 10 (EggNog:ENOG503NUGG~COG:T~BUSCO:EOG09262E4T), giving the protein MADAGDDVGQLSPSQQEALQQYIGVTNQEVKDAIPLLQRSQWNVQIAIAKFFDGEGPDPVAEAMAAQDIPRMASRHENLQESLMASSDRSVLGRRDHTDPAPRIVPQQPVTHRSPWLLGLLLAPLGWGWRAAGALFRTFCYVLSFLPAPLRPRAITAGLRRTTGRRMLMPRDTAARFKREFDEEYGPNELPFFEGGLAQAHDLAKKELKFLLVFLMSPEHDDTASFVRGTLLSTDVVEFFKSSSNNMVLWGGNVLDSEAYQAATEYNCTKYPFTALVCLTPKEGSTRMGIVKRLVGPMPAATYLSELQGSMEKYGSDLEGVRAERTAQEVARSLRTQQDSAYERSLAIDRERARERREAAAAAAEAERRAQQKAEADARLEERRALWKAWRVRQIMPEPPTGDRDVVRVALKMPEESGAGRIVRRFPQDAPLEELYAFVECYNLMQDLDATTEAPRPAGYEHKYTFRVASTLPRVVYQPSTTDTMGAKIGKSGNLIVEQLAPESDAEDDDDDEEEDEESP; this is encoded by the exons atggccgacgcgggAGACGACGTAGGACAACTGTCCCCGAGCCAGCAGGAGGCTCTCCAGCAGTACATTGGCGTCACGAACCAGGAGGTAAAAGATGCGATACCGCTACTGCAGCGGTCGCAATGGAATGTTCAG ATTGCCATTGCCAAGTtcttcgacggcgaggggccCGACCCCGTCGCCGAAGCCATGGCCGCTCAAGACATCCCCCGGATGGCCTCTCGACACGAGAACCTTCAAGAGAGCCTGATGGCCTCGTCCGATCGCTCGGTGCTGGGACGGAGAGACCACACGGACCCAGCACCGAGAATAGTTCCCCAGCAGCCTGTCACACACCGGTCGCCGTGGCTCCTGGGCCTCCTACTTGCGCCACTTGGCTGGGgatggagggcggcgggcgctctCTTCAGGACCTTCTGCTACGTCCTGTCGTTTctccccgcgccgctgcggccTCGCGCCATTACTGCTGGCCTTCGGCGCACAACAGGCCGACGGATGTTGATGCcgcgcgacacggccgcAAGATTCAAGCGCGAGTTTGACGAGGAGTACGGGCCCAACGAGCTTCCGTTCTTTGAGGGTGGCCTGGCGCAAGCACACGATCTGGCGAAGAAGGAGCTCAAGTTCCTGCTTGTCTTTCTCATGTCACCCGAACACGATGACACGGCTTCTTTTGTGCGCGGGACACTTCTATCAACCGACGTGGTCGAGTTTTTCAAGAGTTCGTCCAACAACATGGTCTTGTGGGGAGGCAACGTGCTGGACTCGGAGGCATACCAAGCAGCGACCGAGTATAACTGCACCAAGTACCCGTTTACGGCCCTGGTGTGCCTGACGCCCAAGGAGGGCAGCACAAGAATGGGCATCGTCAAACGCCTGGTCGGCCCcatgcccgcggcgacgtATCTGTCGGAGCTGCAAGGGTCGATGGAGAAATACGGCTCAGACCTCGAGGGTGTGCGCGCTGAGCGAACTGCGCAAGAAGTGGCGCGTAGCCTGCGAACGCAACAGGACTCGGCATACGAACGGTCGCTGGCCATTGACAGGGAACGCGCACGAGAAAGGagagaggccgccgccgccgccgccgaggccgagaggcGGGCACAGCAAAAGGCGGAGGCAGACGCGCGGTTGGAGGAGAGACGGGCGCTCTGGAAAGCGTGGAGGGTGCGCCAAATCATGCCCGAGCCCCCTACTGGCGACAGGGACGTGGTACGCGTCGCCCTCAAGATGCCGGAGGAGTCTGGGGCGGGGCGGATCGTGCGACGCTTCCCTCAAGATGCGCCGCTCGAAGAGCTTTACGCATTTGTGGAATGCTACAACCTTATGCAGGACTTGGACGCGACCACGGAGGcccctcggccagctggaTATGAGCACAAGTACACGTTCCGGGTAGCATCGACGCTGCCCAGAGTCGTCTACCAGCCAAGCACAACAGACACGATGGGGGCCAAGATTGGCAAGTCAGGGAACCTGATTGTGGAGCAACTTGCCCCCGAGTCAGACGcagaggatgacgacgacgatgaggaggaggacgaggaatCTCCATAG
- the PAN3 gene encoding PAB-dependent poly(A)-specific ribonuclease subunit 3 (EggNog:ENOG503NWS9~COG:A~BUSCO:EOG09261Q5L) produces MATSRFQQSDLRRQVGSPRPKGRENKETLCRNVLIYGHCRYEDQGCTFSHDLNKNNSNNGTQADMSKKALNVESPSFTPAGIQPAVTKKPTFSTQAASAPAFTPRSVGAVTPAGSTADTESPVFNPATIREFTPSFDVSSQTGANGSNHDGASYDPFTMAAVGQNLPTPQYNPYAEDHNALGGGAASFFPAQGAFTTPLQPLQYHLYAPVGPHRDDLMPYQRLTHDFFIPDKLREDLQKKAEASLQVMPNSQLPQLDNYHSLVALDTSHRKNANIYGYPSWVYKAMSSKTGNLYCLRRLEGFRLTNEHAIRSVKEWRKIDNANVVTIHDAFTTRAFGDSSLIFVQDYHPLSKTLSEVHLAPTPGPGNRFQPKGPISEAVLWTYISQIANALRAIHGANLAARCIDVTKIILTDKNRVRLNACSVLDVVQFDMRRPIQELQQDDFLQFGRTVLGLATNTLPVHLTNLNSAVEQLSRSYSVELRDTVVWLLAPPQAPAQKTIDEFVRGIAGHIVATLDQSQHRADELNTELFRELENGRIARLLFKLGTVNERQEFDGDRSWSENGERYMLKLFRDYVFHQVDSNGSPVLDMGHMLRCLNRLDAGTDERICLTSRDEQTSFLVSYKELKKQLNNAFGELQKGGKQGRGL; encoded by the exons ATGGCGACATCGCGATTCCAACAGTCAGATCTGCGGCGTCAGGTCGGGTCTCCGAGGCCCAAAGGTCGCG AGAACAAGGAGACGCTCTGCCGGAACGTCCTCATCTACGGCCACTGTCGATACGAGGACCAAGGGTGCACCTTCTCCCACGACTTGAACAAGAACAATAGCAACAACGGAACTCAGGCCGACATGTCCAAGAAGGCTCTCAATGTCGAGTCGCCGTCCTTCACGCCGGCCGGCATCCAGCCGGCGGTGACCAAGAAGCCAACATTCTCTACCCAGGCCGCTAGTGCCCCGGCATTCACGCCACGCTCAGTCGGAG CAGTGACGCCCGCTGGAAGTACTGCCGACACCGAATCCCCCGTCTTCAATCCCGCAACTATCCGCGAATTCACTCCAAGCTTCGACGTCAGCTCGCAG ACGGGTGCGAACGGCTCCAACCATGACGGAGCTTCGTACGATCCCTTTaccatggcggccgtcgggcAAAACCTGCCTACCCCCCAATACAACCCTTATGCCGAGGACCACAAcgccttgggcggcggggccgcgTCCTTCTTCCCGGCCCAAGGAGCCTTCACCACGCCGCTTCAACCACTCCAGTATCATCTCTACGCCCCTGTTGGACCCCACAGGGATGACCTGATGCCCTACCAGCGCCTCACACACGACTTCTTCATCCCCGACAAACTCCGAGAGGATctgcagaagaaggccgaggcaTCGCTGCAGGTCATGCCCAACTcgcagctcccgcagctAGACAACTATCACTCGTTGGTCGCGCTGGACACGTCGCACAGGAAGAACGCAAACATATATGGCTACCCCAGCTGGGTCTACAAGGCAATGTCATCCAAGACTGGAAACCTATACTGCCTGCGTCGCCTCGAAGGCTTCAGGTTAACCAACGAGCACGCGATCCGGTCTGTCAAGGAGTGGAGGAAGATCGACAACGCCAACGTGGTGACGATCCATGACGCCTTCACCACCAGGGCGTTTGGAGACAGCTCCCTGATATTCGTGCAGGACTACCATCCCTTATCCAAGACACTCTCCGAGGTCCACCTCGCCCCCACTCCAGGGCCTGGGAACCGATTCCAACCAAAGGGCCCCATATCAGAGGCCGTCCTTTGGACCTACATCTCGCAGATTGCCAACGCGTTGCGGGCAATACACGGCGCGAATTTGGCTGCTCGGTGCATTGATGTCACCAAGATCATCCTGACAGACAAGAACCGCGTCCGACTCAATGCGTGCTCGGTACTGGACGTGGTGCAGTTTGACATGAGGCGTCCCATTCAGGAGCTTCAGCAAGATGACTTTTTGCAATTTGGACgcaccgtcctcggcctggcAACCAACACACTGCCCGTTCACCTCACCAACCTGAACTCGGCGGTCGAGCAGCTGAGCCGCTCCTACTCGGTGGAGCTTCGCGATACGGTCGTGTGGCTCTTGGCACCGCCCCAGGCCCCGGCTCAGAAGACGATCGACGAGTTCGTTCGTGGTATTGCTGGCCATATAGTGGCAACGCTGGATCAGAGCCAACAcagggccgacgagctcaacACGGAACTCTTCCGCGAGCTGGAAAATGGGCGCATTGCGCGGCTCCTCTTCAAACTCGGCACAGTTAACGAGCGCCAGGAATTCGACGGTGACCGTTCTTGGTCGGAGAACGGAGAGAGATACATGCTGAAGCTCTTCCGCGACTACGTGTTCCATCAGGTGGATAGCAACGGGAGCCCGGTCCTGGACATGGGACACATGCTTCGCTGCCTCaaccgcctcgacgccggtACGGACGAGCGGATCTGCCTGACCAGCCGCGATGAGCAAACCAGCTTTTTGGTCAGCTATAAGGAGCTAAAGAAGCAGCTCAACAATGCCTTTGGCGAGCTTCAAAAGGGTGGCAAGCAAGGGCGAGGGCTTTAG
- the lsm7 gene encoding U6 snRNP-associated protein Lsm7 (EggNog:ENOG503P56M~COG:A): MSERPMHRGGGRGGGGGNFRGGRGGGRGGGAHGPGGDKTGGDKGSERPKKENILDLAKYMDKQITVKFNGGREVTGTLKGYDALMNLVLDDVKETMRGTCRRLTHRTLCPCPALPPLPPFSLTHPSVIAATALADHSANPVCADPQTIKETSPPDPSAWSSPAAHSSSSSPPSTAAKSSPTPLPSPTTSLERGKEITSPPSLFFSTRAIRSSSGYRGSC; encoded by the coding sequence ATGTCCGAACGACCCATGCACCGAGGCGGGGgacgcggaggcggaggcggcaacttccgcggcgggcgcggcggcggccggggaggaggcgcccacggcccgggcggcgacaagacaggcggcgacaagggcaGCGAGCGGCCCAAGAAGGAGAACAttctcgacctcgccaagtACATGGACAAGCAGATCACGGTCAAGTtcaacggcggccgcgaggtcACCGGCACCCTCAAGGGCTACGACGCGCTCATGAAcctggtcctcgacgacgtcaaggagACGATGCGCGGTACGTGCCGTCGACTGACCCATCGGACGCTTTGCCCGTGCCCTGcactccctccccttcctcccttcTCCTTGACCCATCCGTCGGTCATCGCAGCGACGGCCCTCGCAGACCACAGCGCTAACCCTGTGTGTGCCGACCCCCAGACGATCAAGGAAACGAGTCCTCCCGATCCCTCGGcctggtcgtcgcccgcggcacactcctcgtcgtcatcacccccgtcgacggcagcgaaGTCATCGCCAACCCCTTTGcccagcccgacgacgagtctTGAGCGTGGGAAGGAGAtcacctcgcctccctctctctttttttccACGCGCGCAATACGTAGCAGCTCCGGATATCGCGGGAGCTGTTGA
- a CDS encoding uncharacterized protein (COG:S~EggNog:ENOG503NW8S), whose translation MAHVTAGADADLHKRKRDFDDSGLQHGHGHYPTGHHQQGTAGYINYLPKANTERLPLVQGDADTFADIIGLIGEYEGVLDRQESLAASLGAKLTGPRLLKGIERFFDGPIKTNNSQPFSSPISWLDVVSFAKANPNDFVLTAMPDGSRCCHFMCKGVRTEITEDDWRLISSGALDRFPLEHPFEEDETAELATLDILEQRTSMLYKKADEVAARARILHHKLGHRKNDLGRRRKTHDAGSTKFHAANHPPRSSGFNPSYDLHADLLQQFLAPASSIVPSRSTSGAEVSVTSLGPVSPSIQPCNQHRLSGQSGRSSIGNLPDAAAQAVADSRGEMYRSLITQSTDRLGKGDVISPPCDRCRRLRLQCVKHLTACQGCTKKHAKCSWKTVTDDEIARLKYDMGVEDEPECEQDASLPILREALITRAGDTTPVTLNVEGVSRPASRADTELGLPPVYSPDPMSMGRQEGGHKEPRRPHLARGPLGTPPPREHPRVTNISSLICDHDYGRPPQHEGSNPPSR comes from the exons ATGGCGCATGTaactgccggcgccgacgccgacctgcaCAAACGAAAACGCGATTTCGACGACAGCGGCCTACagcacggccacggccactATCCGActggccatcatcaacaag GTACGGCTGGGTACATCAATTACCTGCCCAAGGCGAACACCGAGCGATTACCGCTCGTACAAGGCGATGCAGATACCTTTGCCGACATAATTGGCCTCATCGGCGAATACGAAG GCGTGCTTGATCGCCAGGAAAGTCTGGCCGCCAGCCTGGGCGCCAAGCTAACGGGCCCACGGCTGTTAAAGGGCATCGAAAGATTCTTCGATGGGCCGATCAAGACCAACAATTCTCAGCCCTTCTCCAGTCCCATCAGCTGGCTCGATGTTGTATCCTTTGCCAAGGCCAACCCCAACGACTTTGTCTTGACGGCTATGCCTGACggctcgcgctgctgccactTCATGTGCAAAGGCGTACGCACAGAAATCACAGAAGACGACTGGCGGCTCATATCCTCGGGGGCGCTCGACCGGTTTCCGCTCGAGCACCCGTTTGAGGAGGATGAGACAGCGGAACTTGCCACGCTAGACATACTGGAGCAGCGAACGTCCATGTTGTACAAGAAGGCCGACGAAGTGGCCGCACGGGCCCGCATCCTGCACCATAAGCTGGGCCACAGGAAGAACgacctcggccggcggcggaagacACACGATGCTGGCAGCACCAAGTTCCATGCGGCCAACCACCCACCGCGGTCATCGGGCTTCAATCCCTCGTATGACCTCCATGCAGATCTTTTGCAGCAGTTCTTAGCCCCCGCCTCTTCCATAGTTCCGTCGAGATCAACCTCGGGGGCCGAAGTGTCCGTGACCAGCCTCGGTCCGGTGTCACCATCTATACAACCTTGCAACCAACATCGTTTGTCGGGGCAGTCGGGCCGGTCGTCTATAGGCAACCTTCcagatgctgccgcccaagccgTGGCAGACAGTCGAGGGGAGATGTACAGATCGCTGATCACCCAGAGCACGGATAGACTCGGCAAAGGCGACGTCATCAGCCCGCCGTGCGATCGGTGCCGGCGCTTGAGACTTCAGTGCGTCAAGCATCTCACAGCCTGCCAGGGGTGCACCAAGAAGCACGCCAAGTGCAGCTGGAAGACGGTCACGGATGACGAGATTGCGCGTCTCAAGTACGACATGGGCGTTGAAGACGAGCCGGAATGCGAGCAAGACGCTAGCCTGCCTATCCTACGAGAGGCCCTGATCACAAGAGCCGGGGACACTACACCCGTGACGCTAAACGTCGAGGGTgtgtcgcggccggcgagcagggccgaCACGGAACTCGGCTTACCCCCCGTGTACAGCCCGGATCCGATGTCGATGGGCAGGCAAGAGGGCGGGCATAAAGAGCCGCGAAGGCCGCACCTAGCCCGTGGCCCGCTGGGGACTCCACCGCCGCGAGAGCACCCCCGCGTGACCAACATTTCGTCTCTCATATGCGACCACGATTACGGGCGGCCGCCACAACACGAAGGTTCCAATCCACCATCCCGTTGA
- a CDS encoding uncharacterized protein (COG:S~EggNog:ENOG503NW8S) translates to MPDGSRCCHFMCKGVRTEITEDDWRLISSGALDRFPLEHPFEEDETAELATLDILEQRTSMLYKKADEVAARARILHHKLGHRKNDLGRRRKTHDAGSTKFHAANHPPRSSGFNPSYDLHADLLQQFLAPASSIVPSRSTSGAEVSVTSLGPVSPSIQPCNQHRLSGQSGRSSIGNLPDAAAQAVADSRGEMYRSLITQSTDRLGKGDVISPPCDRCRRLRLQCVKHLTACQGCTKKHAKCSWKTVTDDEIARLKYDMGVEDEPECEQDASLPILREALITRAGDTTPVTLNVEGVSRPASRADTELGLPPVYSPDPMSMGRQEGGHKEPRRPHLARGPLGTPPPREHPRVTNISSLICDHDYGRPPQHEGSNPPSR, encoded by the coding sequence ATGCCTGACggctcgcgctgctgccactTCATGTGCAAAGGCGTACGCACAGAAATCACAGAAGACGACTGGCGGCTCATATCCTCGGGGGCGCTCGACCGGTTTCCGCTCGAGCACCCGTTTGAGGAGGATGAGACAGCGGAACTTGCCACGCTAGACATACTGGAGCAGCGAACGTCCATGTTGTACAAGAAGGCCGACGAAGTGGCCGCACGGGCCCGCATCCTGCACCATAAGCTGGGCCACAGGAAGAACgacctcggccggcggcggaagacACACGATGCTGGCAGCACCAAGTTCCATGCGGCCAACCACCCACCGCGGTCATCGGGCTTCAATCCCTCGTATGACCTCCATGCAGATCTTTTGCAGCAGTTCTTAGCCCCCGCCTCTTCCATAGTTCCGTCGAGATCAACCTCGGGGGCCGAAGTGTCCGTGACCAGCCTCGGTCCGGTGTCACCATCTATACAACCTTGCAACCAACATCGTTTGTCGGGGCAGTCGGGCCGGTCGTCTATAGGCAACCTTCcagatgctgccgcccaagccgTGGCAGACAGTCGAGGGGAGATGTACAGATCGCTGATCACCCAGAGCACGGATAGACTCGGCAAAGGCGACGTCATCAGCCCGCCGTGCGATCGGTGCCGGCGCTTGAGACTTCAGTGCGTCAAGCATCTCACAGCCTGCCAGGGGTGCACCAAGAAGCACGCCAAGTGCAGCTGGAAGACGGTCACGGATGACGAGATTGCGCGTCTCAAGTACGACATGGGCGTTGAAGACGAGCCGGAATGCGAGCAAGACGCTAGCCTGCCTATCCTACGAGAGGCCCTGATCACAAGAGCCGGGGACACTACACCCGTGACGCTAAACGTCGAGGGTgtgtcgcggccggcgagcagggccgaCACGGAACTCGGCTTACCCCCCGTGTACAGCCCGGATCCGATGTCGATGGGCAGGCAAGAGGGCGGGCATAAAGAGCCGCGAAGGCCGCACCTAGCCCGTGGCCCGCTGGGGACTCCACCGCCGCGAGAGCACCCCCGCGTGACCAACATTTCGTCTCTCATATGCGACCACGATTACGGGCGGCCGCCACAACACGAAGGTTCCAATCCACCATCCCGTTGA
- the RIM2 gene encoding Pyrimidine nucleotide transporter, mitochondrial (BUSCO:EOG09263HED~COG:C~EggNog:ENOG503NV2Q) → MAQPQPSAASIMASRDDTRPFQHPHTPAEHAVLIQSRETGDVLPEDSPRGQVKALPFAKSWVHLFAGAVGGMTAATLTAPLDVLKTRLQSDIYQAQLRAKAHTIGPLNPARAALYHLTDTIQILRGVYQTEGARALFKGLGPNLIGVVPARSINFYVYGNGKRLLAEHWNRGEEAPWVHLVAGVMAGVATSTATNPIWMVKTRLQLDKNVSERSGGAMQRQYRNSFDCVRQIVRGEGMRGLYKGMSASYLGVAESTLQWMLYEQMKASLARREQRIVASGREKTLTDRVIDWTGNMGAAGGAKLIAAVLAYPHEVARTRLRQVPLDGGRPKYTGLVQCFKLVWKEEGLMGLYGGLTPHLMRTVPSAAIMFGMYEGILRLFNTPA, encoded by the exons atggcgcaaccacagccgtcggcggcatctaTCATGGCGAGCCGTGACGACACAAGGCCGTTTCAACATCCACATACGCCCGCAGAGCATGCCGTGCTCATCCAGTCTCGCGAGACGGGTGACGTGCTCCCAGAAGATAGTCCGCGGGGGCAGGTCAAGGCGCTTCCGTTCGCCAAGTCCTGGGTTCACCTGTTTGCCGGAGC AGTTGGCGGCATGACGGCTGCGACCCTTACCGCGCCCCTCGACGTGCTCAAGACCAGGCTGCAGTCCGACATCTACCAGGCCCAGCTGCGAGCCAAGGCACACACCATAGGCCCGCTGAAtccggcgcgcgccgcgctgtACCACCTCACGGACACGATCCAGATTCTGCGGGGTGTATACCAGACCGAGGGCGCGCGAGCGCTCTTCAAGGGCCTGGGTCCGAATTTGATTGGCgtggtgccggcgcggagcaTCAACTTCTACGTCTACGGTAATGGCaagcggctgctggccgagcacTGGAACCGCGGCGAAGAGGCGCCGTGGGTGCACCTGGTGGCGGGCGTCATGGCTGGCgtggcgacgtcgacggcgaccaaCCCCATCTGGATGGTCAAGACGCGGCTTCAGCTCGACAAGAACGTGTCGGAGCGGAGCGGCGGAGCGATGCAGAGGCAGTACCGCAACAGCTTCGACTGCGTGCGCCAGATCGTGCGCGGTGAGGGCATGCGCGGTCTGTACAAGGGCATGAGCGCGAGCTACCTAGGCGTCGCCGAGTCGACTCTGCAGTGGATGCTGTACGAGCAGATGaaggcgtcgctggcgcgcAGGGAGCAGCGCATCGTGGCAAGCGGCCGCGAGAAGACGCTGACGGATCGCGTCATCGACTGGACGGGCAACATGGGCGCCGCAGGAGGTGCCAAGCTGATAGCCGCCGTCCTGGCTTATCCACACGAG GTCGCGCGTACGCGTCTTCGACAGGTGCcgctggacggcggccgccccaaGTACACGGGCCTGGTGCAGTGCTTCAAGTTGGTgtggaaggaggagggcctgATGGGCCTGTACGGCGGACTGACGCCGCATCTAATGCGTACGGTACCGAGCGCGGCCATCATGTTTGGCATGTACGAGGGCATTCTGCGCCTGTTCAACACGCCGGCTTAA
- the RIM2 gene encoding Pyrimidine nucleotide transporter, mitochondrial, variant 2 (BUSCO:EOG09263HED~COG:C~EggNog:ENOG503NV2Q): MTAATLTAPLDVLKTRLQSDIYQAQLRAKAHTIGPLNPARAALYHLTDTIQILRGVYQTEGARALFKGLGPNLIGVVPARSINFYVYGNGKRLLAEHWNRGEEAPWVHLVAGVMAGVATSTATNPIWMVKTRLQLDKNVSERSGGAMQRQYRNSFDCVRQIVRGEGMRGLYKGMSASYLGVAESTLQWMLYEQMKASLARREQRIVASGREKTLTDRVIDWTGNMGAAGGAKLIAAVLAYPHEVARTRLRQVPLDGGRPKYTGLVQCFKLVWKEEGLMGLYGGLTPHLMRTVPSAAIMFGMYEGILRLFNTPA; encoded by the exons ATGACGGCTGCGACCCTTACCGCGCCCCTCGACGTGCTCAAGACCAGGCTGCAGTCCGACATCTACCAGGCCCAGCTGCGAGCCAAGGCACACACCATAGGCCCGCTGAAtccggcgcgcgccgcgctgtACCACCTCACGGACACGATCCAGATTCTGCGGGGTGTATACCAGACCGAGGGCGCGCGAGCGCTCTTCAAGGGCCTGGGTCCGAATTTGATTGGCgtggtgccggcgcggagcaTCAACTTCTACGTCTACGGTAATGGCaagcggctgctggccgagcacTGGAACCGCGGCGAAGAGGCGCCGTGGGTGCACCTGGTGGCGGGCGTCATGGCTGGCgtggcgacgtcgacggcgaccaaCCCCATCTGGATGGTCAAGACGCGGCTTCAGCTCGACAAGAACGTGTCGGAGCGGAGCGGCGGAGCGATGCAGAGGCAGTACCGCAACAGCTTCGACTGCGTGCGCCAGATCGTGCGCGGTGAGGGCATGCGCGGTCTGTACAAGGGCATGAGCGCGAGCTACCTAGGCGTCGCCGAGTCGACTCTGCAGTGGATGCTGTACGAGCAGATGaaggcgtcgctggcgcgcAGGGAGCAGCGCATCGTGGCAAGCGGCCGCGAGAAGACGCTGACGGATCGCGTCATCGACTGGACGGGCAACATGGGCGCCGCAGGAGGTGCCAAGCTGATAGCCGCCGTCCTGGCTTATCCACACGAG GTCGCGCGTACGCGTCTTCGACAGGTGCcgctggacggcggccgccccaaGTACACGGGCCTGGTGCAGTGCTTCAAGTTGGTgtggaaggaggagggcctgATGGGCCTGTACGGCGGACTGACGCCGCATCTAATGCGTACGGTACCGAGCGCGGCCATCATGTTTGGCATGTACGAGGGCATTCTGCGCCTGTTCAACACGCCGGCTTAA